Within the Litorilinea aerophila genome, the region CGCCCGGGCTCATGGATTCGATGGCCCGCAGCACCGCGCGGCGCAGCCGAATACCGGCCGCAGGTTCCGGTGGATCCGTGGTGGCGGCCAGCCTGGCCGCCAGGGCATGCTGTTGCAGGTAGCCGAAATCATTGAGATGGGCCAGCACTTGCTTGAGCTCATCGACAAATGCTACGGGGGGCATGGATCGCTCTGGCGCCTCGGGCGACATCTTTCTTCCTTTCGTTATGGGCATGGCAGGCTTTTGTCAGGTGCGTGGCATGGGGAGCCATAGACATCTGCCTTGCAGTCGGAGTATATTGTTTACACGAATTATAGCATGGCAGCAGAGCACGTTCTATCCGTACCGCAGATGGCAGATGCAGGCAAACGGGCGAAAATAAGCATAGGCCATATGCGCCGCGGCCTGGTTTGCCCCACCCAACCTGTGCTATCTGGAAAAACTCGACAGCGCATCACAATACCCGCGTTTCTGTCTCTGTATCCAACACAAGGAGGAGAAGAAATGTCTCAAGGCAAAGCTCTATCCCGGCGTGATTTTCTACGTGGATGTGCGGGCGCGGCTGGTCTGGCATTGGTTGCAGGCTGTACCGCACCTGTACAGGCACCTGCTACCGACACTACCGCTGCTGATGGTGCCCCGGCCCAAAGTGCTGTGGAATTGCTCTACTGGTCTGCAGTCCATCAAGAGTGGGCCGAAGCCAAGATCGAGGAATATCAGGCGGAAAACCCCAACGTCAACATCGAACTTGTCACCTTTGGCAGCACTCTGGACATGAATCCCAAGATGATCACGGCCAGCGCCGGCGGTACCGCCCCCAACCTGGTCTTCCAGGATCGCTTCCTGGTGGCCGGTTGGGCCGGCCGTGGGGGAGCGACGCCCATCACCGATCTGCTCCCGGCCTACGACATCAACGCGGACGATTTCCTGGAGGCCACTTGGAACGAGTGCGTCTGGCTAGATCAGATCTACGGCGTGCCCTTCGACACCGATGTACGGGCCGTCTTCTGGAATCCGGAGCTCTTCGCGGAAGCGGGCCTGGATCCCGATACACCGCCGCCCACCCACGACTGGGAGGCCATGGTCGAGCTGGCCGGCAAGTTGACCAAGAGTGCCTCCGACGGCTCCATTGAGATCATGGGCTTCATCCCAACCCAGGTGCTCAGCAACGCCTACGGCAACGGCGGCGACTACATCTATGTCTGGGCCAATGACGGTGATTTCTTGAAGGACGAACGCACCGCCTGGATGGACAACCCTAAGATCGTCGAGACGCTGCAATGGGAGTACGACATCACCAACGCTGTCGGCGGCATCGACAAAGCGGCAGAGTTCAGCTCGGGGTGGCCCAGCATGGCTGGTTTCAACCCCTTCGGTTCAGGCTACCTGGCCATGATGGTCAACGGCGGCTGGAATCTGGCGGACTTCGCCGAGTACTACCCCGACCTGGAATTCAACGTCGGCATCTGGCGCAAACGGGGCCAGGAGGATGACTACGTCAACTTCTCGGGCGGCTTCTGCCTGTCGCTCCCGGCGGGTGCGCAGCATGTCGACGAGACCTTCGCCCTGGTCAGCTTCCTCTCCAGCTACGAAGCCCAGTTGGATGCCGCCATCCGCTACCAGCGCATTCCGGCCCTCAAGGCTGCGGTGGCGGACAAGGCATTGCTGGACAGCTCGCCCTATCCAGAGAAACAAAAGATCATAAACGAATCGGCCGCCTACGGCCGCTTCCGGCCGGTCTCACCGGTGGCCGGGCAGATTCACAGCTACTGGGTGCGGCCTGGCACCGGACGTGACTGGGTCATGTACGGCGAGAAGAGCGCCGAACAGGCCTGCGCCGACATGAATGTGGCAATCCAGGAGGAGCTGGACGCCTTCTGGTCATCCGTAGAGGGATAAGCGGCGGCGGCAAGGACGGATGGCACGGGTAGCCTGGCGGCCGCCCGTGCCCTCTTCCACTGCGCCACTTTCAGGCCTAGTACATAGAACTGCATCATGAGAAACTTGGCATGGTTCCGCACACTGAAATCCAGGGAGATCTTCTGGTTCTACCTGTTTGCCCTGCCCGGCATTCTGGGTTTTCTGCTCTTCCGCATCGGCCCCATGCTCGCATCGCTCTACTTGAGCCTCACCAACTATTCGGTGCTGATGCCGACCCAATTCAAGGGGCTTGACAACTATGCGAACATGGTCCGGGACGAGCTGCTCTGGACATCCATCTGGAACACCGTCTACTACGCGGCGCTGGCCGTACCGCTGGAGATCGTGGCTGCGCTGCTCATCGCCCTGCTGCTGAACCGGAAGGACATCTACGGCCGTTCTTTCCTGCGCTCAATCTTCTACATGCCTTCCATTCTGCCCCTGGTGGCCGTCTCCATCCTCTGGATCTGGATTCTGCAGCCCCGCTTTGGGCTGGTCAACACCTTCATCGGCCTTTTCGGCATTCGGGGACCTAACTGGCTGGGCAATCCGACATGGGCCAAACCAGGGTTGATCCTGCTGCGGCTGACGACCATCGGCGTCAACATGGTGATCTTCCTGGCGGCGCTGCAGGGTGTGCCGCGAAGCCTCTACGAAGCCGCGGAGCTGGATGGGGCGACCAAGTGGAAGCAATTTCGCCACGTGACCGCCCCCATGATCTCGCCTGCCATCTTCTTCACCTCCATCATCGGCTTCATCAACTCCTTCCAGGTCTTTACCCAGGCCTACGTCATGACGGGCGGAGGCCCCAACGATGCCACCCTGTTCTACGTCCTCTACCTTTACCGCCAGGCCTTCGAATACTTCAAGATGGGCTACGCGTCGGCCATGGCCTGGCTGCTTTTCCTGGTGATCATCGCCCTCACCTTCATCCAGTTCCAACTGAGTTCAAGATGGGTCTACTATGGAGGCCGATAAGTCTGTGAAAGCCAATCTCCCGCTGTCGACGCGCCCCGAGGTTGCGACGAAGCTCTTGCCGTACCACCGAACCTTGAAGCTGGCCGCGCGCATTGCGCTCAACATGGGCGTCTACGCCGGCGCCCTGCTCTTCATCGTCCCCTTCTACTGGATGGTGACCACCTCGGTCAAGACCAGTGCCCAGTTGTTTGTCTTCCCGCCGGCCTTGATCCCGAACCCTGTGGAACTGCATCACTACGCGCAGGCATTGGAGACCGTGCCCCTGGCCCGCTATTTTGCCAATACCGTCTACCTCACCGGCCTCAACCTGGCGGGAACGCTCATCTCCTGTACTCTGGTGGCCTTTGCCTTTGCCCGCTATGAGGTGCCGGGCAGCCGGCTCTGGTTCGGACTCCTCTTGGCGACCATGATGTTGCCCTACCACGTGACCATGATCCCGCTCTTCGTTGCCTACAGCAAGGTGGGCTGGACCAACACCTTCCGCCCCCTCTGGATCGAGGCCTTCTTCGGCAACGCGTTCTACATCTTTCTCCTGCGCCAGTTCTTCAGAACGATTCCCAACGAGCTCTTCGATGCGGGGAAGATCGATGGGTGCTCCGAGTTCGACCTCTACCAGCGCATCATGCTCCCGCTGGCCAAACCGGCGCTGATCACCGTCACCATCTTCCAGTTCCAGCACACGTGGAACGAGTTTCTGCGGCCCTTGATCTACATCAACAAGCAGTCCATGAAGCCCCTTTCACTGGGCTTGCAGGACTTCTACGCCGCCTATTCCGTGGAGTGGCAGCAGCTCATGGCCGCGTCCACCCTCATGGTGTTGCCGGTTGTGCTCCTCTTCTTCTTCCTACAGCGCTACTTCATCGAAGGCATCGCCTTGACCGGGCTCAAGGGTTGAGGCCTTACCCCCAACGCCGCCGGCCAGGAGGCAAGCGGGCAATTCAGCGGCCATCTGCTCCCCATGGCTCACAGCCAAACCGGCGCGCCTGGCGGCAACACCCTGGCAGCACCTGTCGTCTAAA harbors:
- a CDS encoding extracellular solute-binding protein — its product is MLYWSAVHQEWAEAKIEEYQAENPNVNIELVTFGSTLDMNPKMITASAGGTAPNLVFQDRFLVAGWAGRGGATPITDLLPAYDINADDFLEATWNECVWLDQIYGVPFDTDVRAVFWNPELFAEAGLDPDTPPPTHDWEAMVELAGKLTKSASDGSIEIMGFIPTQVLSNAYGNGGDYIYVWANDGDFLKDERTAWMDNPKIVETLQWEYDITNAVGGIDKAAEFSSGWPSMAGFNPFGSGYLAMMVNGGWNLADFAEYYPDLEFNVGIWRKRGQEDDYVNFSGGFCLSLPAGAQHVDETFALVSFLSSYEAQLDAAIRYQRIPALKAAVADKALLDSSPYPEKQKIINESAAYGRFRPVSPVAGQIHSYWVRPGTGRDWVMYGEKSAEQACADMNVAIQEELDAFWSSVEG
- a CDS encoding carbohydrate ABC transporter permease: MRNLAWFRTLKSREIFWFYLFALPGILGFLLFRIGPMLASLYLSLTNYSVLMPTQFKGLDNYANMVRDELLWTSIWNTVYYAALAVPLEIVAALLIALLLNRKDIYGRSFLRSIFYMPSILPLVAVSILWIWILQPRFGLVNTFIGLFGIRGPNWLGNPTWAKPGLILLRLTTIGVNMVIFLAALQGVPRSLYEAAELDGATKWKQFRHVTAPMISPAIFFTSIIGFINSFQVFTQAYVMTGGGPNDATLFYVLYLYRQAFEYFKMGYASAMAWLLFLVIIALTFIQFQLSSRWVYYGGR
- a CDS encoding carbohydrate ABC transporter permease — its product is MPYHRTLKLAARIALNMGVYAGALLFIVPFYWMVTTSVKTSAQLFVFPPALIPNPVELHHYAQALETVPLARYFANTVYLTGLNLAGTLISCTLVAFAFARYEVPGSRLWFGLLLATMMLPYHVTMIPLFVAYSKVGWTNTFRPLWIEAFFGNAFYIFLLRQFFRTIPNELFDAGKIDGCSEFDLYQRIMLPLAKPALITVTIFQFQHTWNEFLRPLIYINKQSMKPLSLGLQDFYAAYSVEWQQLMAASTLMVLPVVLLFFFLQRYFIEGIALTGLKG